Part of the Syntrophales bacterium genome is shown below.
GGTAATTAACATCTTTCACTTTTCATTTTTCCCACTGGTGGATAGATATCAGTTAGGGGATAGTCGGTTATTGTGAAAGAAACAGGCCGATGATTTGGTTAAGTTTTTCTGGTTTAACCTTAGATATCAGCCGCACTATGTTGACAACAACCCCGTCCCCTCGTCACCCAATTAGAACACCAGATAAAGCTTGCGGAAAAGATCTCAGCTGACGACGGCATGTTTACCATAGACAGCAGTGAAATCCCCAAAAAAGGCAGTGATTCTGCAGGAGTTATCCGGCAGTACTGCGGCAGGCTCGGCAAGATAGAGAACTGGACAGCTTTTTTGGAAGTAACCCGGAATTCTTAGATGCCGTCGGTGAAAAGTATTATTACTTTGCGGAT
Proteins encoded:
- a CDS encoding transposase, producing MSADDGMFTIDSSEIPKKGSDSAGVIRQYCGRLGKIENWTAFLEVTRNS